The following coding sequences lie in one Spinacia oleracea cultivar Varoflay chromosome 1, BTI_SOV_V1, whole genome shotgun sequence genomic window:
- the LOC110779059 gene encoding uncharacterized protein, translating to MGDLYKLIANIQKTSEIAQKNHDESIKELKNQNRILGNQVAQLAQTLSKRQPGKLPGQSTSSQDHTRESVENEIEKKESSKEKVTNSPPFAPTLPFPHRMQKTKVDKKFGKFLAMVKNLEVTIPFTDLISQIPMYAKYLKELITKKKDLGGVERVALTEECSAMLQNKSPPKLKDPGSFSIPCHIGALFFDKALCDLGASVSVIPLSIYKKLNMGELKYTTITLQMADHSIKYPLGVIEDVPVRVGKFYIPVDFVVLDIEEDNQIPIILGRPFLHTAGAVIDVKKGRQTLTVGDDKVSFNLSHEMKSPMQEVSCSLIASNAKLPHSYSRNYSNNALGLKEFVGDDDPGDAVGASPTVGAKGSVLDGTKFKVNDQHLKLYTEGAFIGKLEMIYLTDPPIDA from the exons ATGGGTGATCTGTATAAGCTAATAGCGAATATACAGAAGACCTCAGAGATCGCTCAAAAGAATCACGATGAGAGCATAAAGGAGTTGAAGAATCAAAATAGAATCTTGGGGAACCAAGTTGCTCAACTCGCTCAAACTTTGTCGAAAAGGCAACCGGGAAAACTTCCAGGGCAATCTACTTCATCTCAAGATCACACTAGAGAGA GTGTTGAGaatgaaatagaaaagaaagaaagcagTAAGGAGAAGGTTACTAATTCTCCCCCTTTTGCACCTACACTACCATTTCCTCACCGAATGCAAAAAACAAAGGTTGATAAAAAATTCGGTAagttcttggctatggtcaagaaTCTCGAGGTAACGATTCCTTTCACTGATTTAATATCTCAGATCCCTATGTATGCAaaatatttaaaggaattaatcaCTAAGAAAAAGGATCTTGGTGGTGTAGAGAGAGTGGCTCTAACTGAGGAGTGTAGTGCTATgttacaaaacaagtctccTCCTAAACTAAAGGACCCCGGTAGTTTCTCAATCCCTTGTCATATAGGTGCTTTATTCTTTGATAAGGctctatgtgatttaggtgctagtgtgtccgTCATTCCCCTCTctatttataaaaagttgaacaTGGGAGAATTGAAATATACCACCATTACTCTTCAAATGGCCGACCATTCTattaaataccccttaggtgttatAGAAGACGTCCCCgtgagagtaggtaaattctatattccTGTAGACTTTGTTGTACTTGACATAGAAGAGGACAACCAGATTCCAATAATCTTAGGTAGGCCATTCCTTCATACTGCGGGTGCAGTTATTGATGTTAAGAAAGGGAGGCAAACCTTGACTGTAGGGGATGACAAGGTGAGCTTTAACTTGTCCCAtgaaatgaaaagtccaatgcaAGAAGTGTCTTGCTCTTTGATTGCCTCTAATGCTAAGTTGCCTCATTCTTATTCTAGAAATTATTCAAATAATGCACTTGGTTTGAAAGAGTTTGTAGGTGATGATGATCCTGGTGATGCAGTTGGTGCTAGTCCAACAGTAGGAGCAAAAGGTTCGGTACTCGATGGAACCAAGTTCAAAGTGAACGACCAACATTTGAAGCTATACACTGAAGGAGCGTTTATCGGAAAATTGGAGATGATCTATCTCACTGATCCACCCATCGACGCTTGA